Genomic segment of Nothobranchius furzeri strain GRZ-AD chromosome 12, NfurGRZ-RIMD1, whole genome shotgun sequence:
TGTGGAACAACATCTCAAGGAGAACGCCGTCTATTTTGAGGTGCGATCTCATCTGAAGCTTTTACAGTACATACCACAAACTGGATTTATCTTTTCATGGTTAAAAATGTTGCATTTGTTCCCTTCGTGAGCAGTTTTTCAGTGATGCCAAAGGGTCCATGGACTACCTAAAGAGCCTTCAAGAGTCGATTCAAAGAAAGTACAGCTGCGATCGATCCAGCAGCCTTCACAGACTGGAAGATCTCATTCAGGAGTCCATGGTGAACCAACGCAACAATGTGAAGTGTGTGCATGTATGGATGTTGCAAATTTAAAGAAACTATGTTTTTTGGTGTGTTCTCAGGATGAGAAAGAGCAGCTCCTTCAGTACCGCAGCACTGTAGCAGGGTTAGTAGGCAGAGCCAGAAACATTGTGCAGCTGAAACCCAGAAACCCTGAATCTCTTCTGAGGTCCTCCATTCCTGTTAAAGCAATCTGTGATTATCGTCAGATTGAGGTACCACTGCCATGCTGCGTTGTTCACGCTTCCTCTCTTTTAATCTGAAGGATTTTAGAGTAAATGTATATGAACCTCTCGCTGTTCTTCCAGATTACCATTTATAAGGATGATGAGTGTGTGCTGGCCAACAACTCTCACCGAGCCAAGTGGAAAGTCATAAACCCAGCAGGGAACGAGGCCATGGTGCCCTCCGTTTGCTTCACTGTGCCCCCGCCCAACAAAGACGCCGTTGACACGGCTTCTAGGTGAGAGGGTGACGGCGTAGGTGCCAGATCTGCTCTGGAACCTGCGGCTGCCGATTACGTCACACTACATGATTGGCTGGGTGTCGGTACATTCATGCAGATTTTGTTTGGTCCAAACAAATTGCGGAAGGTACATTGGCACATTGATGTTGAAGATTTTGATCTGTCTGGTCAAACTGACAATAGTGTGCAGAAAAATCAGGGTTAGCTCCTAGCGTTAGTCATCTGCttacatacagatgtcaaatactgAGCATGTGCGTGCGTTTGCATACATACCTAGACCGATGCAGAGGTGGCTGCATTTCTTACAGATATCCCCTGGGGGTGCGGCGAGCTGCAGACTTGActgcactcaggaactatttgatgATTTAACCCCCAATCAAATCCATTAATGCTGagggtcaagcagggaggcattgggtccaatTTTTTTAAGGTATTTAGTGTCATCCAACTGTGGATTTAaacccacgatctcccagtctcagagcggacactcataccactaggctgtTGAGCAGgtaccttatatatatatatatatatatatatatatatatatatatatatatatatatatatatgtatgaataaACGGCATGACGTGAAAATAATAAAGCTCCGTTGACCAGCTGGAGATGCTCATTCACAAACAAGCGGCGTAGCTTCTAGCCATAATCACGAAAGTAGGGAGAAGGGCTTAAGGTGTAATACATTTTACCGCCTGTAGATGGTGTCTTCCAGATTTCTTCGTTCATTATATAAATGCATATAAAatttataatatatataaattGTTTCAGGTCCGTTTTGTTGGTAGTTTGATGTGGAAGCCATGTAGTTTGTTCAACTGTCGTTGCCGTCGAGTGACATCTTCGGCAGTTCCCTGAGCTGATCTGGCACCCCgagcacatctgttacctgtaccAGGATCCCCCTCTATGTCTTCACCTTTGCTCTTAATAAAAGTTCTCCCCCTCCTCTAGAACGGAGCAGTTGTACCAGAATGTCCTGGCGCTGTGGCACCGCGCCCACGTCAACATGAAGAGCGTGGCGTCATGGCATTATCTCATGACTGACATCCGCGCCATCCGCAACTGGAACACGGCCTCGGTATGTCTACTTATTTCTCTAGAGGTTTATCAGTCACATAACTGATGATCACGTCTGATAACCGGGTGCACCGATGACCTGTTTCTGAGGAAATCTGAGAAGGTGTCTGTCTTCCATTTTTATTTTCACAACACCACCAGATAAAGACCATGTTGCCAGGGGAGCACCAGCAGGTCTTGAGCAACCTGCAGTCGCACTTTGATGAGTTTCTGGAGGACAGCAAAGAGTCTGAGCTGTTCACAGTGGCGGATTGTTCGCAGCTAGAGAGAGATGTGGTGGCCTGCAAGGAGTACTACCAGGAGTTACTCAGATCTGCCGAGAGAGGCAAGGCTTTAAACCCTTTCCTTATCCTTTGAGCACGACAGAAAACAACACATTGGAGCTTTCATTTGATTCTAATTGAACTCTGTATTCCTGAAACTGTATTAGTTCTGTCATTTTCCATATTTATACGTGACTTTACCAAAAACCTTTAGCTGTAAAACTTTCTTCATTGCATCAGCTTCCAGCACTTGTTGTTGTGACTATGCTGCCCCCCAGTGGTGAACTTTTGACAAAATCCCATTTTTAAATCAAGTGCTGCGCATCAACTTCTAAAATGAAACAACTCTTTacattatttaattttaaatataaCAAAACATGTTTATCTTCTGTTTTGATGTTATTTTGCTTTTCCCTGTAAACAGAAGAACACGAAGAGTCCGTGTACAACCACTACATCTCAGAAATACGCAACTTCCGAATGCAGCTGGAGGCCCACGAGGAACACCTGATCAGGAAGATCCGCACGCCACTGGAAAGAGATGACCTGGATCAGAGTCTGCAGTGCATCTCGGAGCACGAGGCACATATCTTGACTCTTTTTCAAGTTGTCTGATAAttctttatgtttttttaacCCTAATTGTCTGATTTCCACTTTGCAGAAGAAAACAGGCGAATTGGAGAGGCTGAAGGAAGACCTGGCCGTCCTGAAGGAGAAGTGTGAGCTGTTCCTCAGGCAGGCTGCAGGTTCTCCGTCTGTGTCGACGCTCTCCTCCGAACTTTCGGTCCTCCTTCAGAGCATGACCCAGGTGTACTCCATGTCCTCTATTTACATGGACAAGTAAGACACTACATTCATTGTCTCAAGCAGACCAGGAAGCCATTtgttaaagaaaaaaacaagcacTGGAAGTGAAAAAATGTTCCTGTCTCGTCAGGCTAAAAACGGTGAGCCTGGTGGTGAAGCACAGTCAGAGCGCGGAGGCTCTTGTTAAAGCCTACGAGTCCAAACTGTACGAAGAAGAAGCCACAAACTCTAACGTCAGATCCATCGAAAGCGTCATTTCTACACTGAAGGTAACATGTTTTTAATCTTTTGGTGGAGCACTtgatttaacatttttttatttctgcaagGGATCGTAATTTCATCAGTGCGATGATAACTGTGGGACTTCTGTTAACAGCAATGGCGGTCGGAGATAGATGAAAAACAGGAAGTGTTCCACGACATGGAGGATGAGCTGCAGAAAGCTGGTGTCATCAGCGACCGCATGCTCAAGGCCCACAATGAGCGAGACTTTGATCTGGACTGGCACAAGGAGAAGGCGGATCAGCTGAGTGAGCGATGGCAGAACATTCACTCACAGATTGACAGCAGGTTGGTGTGTTTTTTGTTCTCTGTAGGGTTTTTTCTGATGGTTTTCAGAGTCAAAGCGGTTCAGACGGTGTCTTTTCTGTTGATGACAGGTTACGGGACTTGGATGGTATCGGCAAATCTCTGAAACACTACAGAGACTGCTACAGCAGTCTGGATGAGTGGATCAAAGGACTGGAAGCAGAGCAGCTCAAGGCACAAGAAAACAAGCCTGATGACAGCAAAGCGCTCGCTGAGCTGTTAAACAAACAAAAGGTTAAACACACAAATCCAGGGGCATGTCTAGAAATGTATTTTTGGGGGGGTTGGCCAGGTAGGGGCAGTAATTTGGACAAGGGTAGCACATGTAAACGACTCATAACTTTGACaaaaaagtatttattttttttacaaaattacAATGCATTCATCATAATCTAATTGGCTACTATAAACCCAAATAAAGTCAAAGCACAACACCATTCTATGACATTTTTCCCCAAACTGGGACTTTCTCTGATATTAAGTCAGGATTTTTTTAGAAAGGAGAGGAGGGGACACTTTGGATGAAGTAGATGTCATTTCCAGGCATTTTAGTGCTATTTAACTTTTCCTCAGATTGtaataatttaaatatttttaaactaACAGAAATAAGTGAGctttaaaacttaaaaaaatctATGAAATAACATAAAAAACAAGAAATGAAATTTCTGTCCTGTTTGCTGTTTTGGCCCCCCTCTGGACTCGCCCCTGCATACACTCCCTCTAAATGGATctaacttgtgtgtgtgtttaaatgtgcagTAACGTACGTGTGTTTTCAGGTTCTTGTTGCTGAAATAGAACAAAAGCAGAGCAGGATTGATGAGTGTCAGAAGTATTCAGAGCAGTACTCATCCACCATCAAGGTAGATTATTTGAACACATAATTCAGTTCCTTAGCCTTTACTAAAGAAAAATGTGGAAATAATTCCAACATAATTTATGTATATGTAGGATTTTATTTCTGAATATTAGATTTGTTGTTTTTAAAGACATCAGGGCAATTatcaaaagcaaaaaaaaaacaaaacaaaaaaaaacaatgttattcttttttttttaaataaattgtaGGATTATGAACTTCAGCTGATGATGTTCAGAGCGATGGTCGACTCCCAACACAAATCCCCCCTAAAGAAACGGAGGATTCAGAGCTCTTCTGACGCCATTCAACAAGAGGTCAGAGTTCAAATCTAGCTTTGCTTTAAAAAAAATCCTCCTTGGGCAGAACGTGCTGAGTGGCATTCTGTCGCCTACAGTTTATAGACCTCCGAACACGCTACACCACTCTCGTGACTCTGATGACCCAGTATGTGAAGTTTGCCAGTGAAACGCTGAAGAGGACTGAAGACGAGGAGGTAACTTTCAATCAGAATACTTAAAAATGAAATGTTCTTTTCTGTTTATGCATTTTTATTGGTTAGTGACGCTTTCAGTCTTTTATAGTCTCTTGCATGAATCTAACATTTGTATTCCTCCTGTACATATTTGCATGCCTTTTAGGGTGCTGTTGCAGCAACGTTGACCTGCTTTACGGGTGAAGACCGTTTGCAGAACAGCTAAGCATGGCTGCATGTAGGGTCACATGTTACTGGTGGAAACTAATTATTCATTCTTTCACAAAACGACTTTTTCTGacttgaacctattgaagaaaaaTCCCTCTGGAAGTTTGTAGTGGAGTTTtatttttgcactttttattttgtgatggtaaaaaaatgacatttttttattttaccatTTTGATTAGTTCCCAGTATTAGTGTTATTTTATTAAAATTGTTATGAAATTGCAAACTGTAGGAGAGATCTCTTTAAATTTCCCAGTGCAAATTTTTTTCTGTTTATATTCAAATGTGACTTggcggatgactgattgtgtttgcATTATAGAACAGAAAGGCTTTTGAAAGGACAGAggtttcaaaatggacagaaagcATGGAGGTCCAAAAAGCCAGAGGAGAAGTAGAGATTAGACAACTCAAACAACGGATCCAGGAGCAGGAAGCCTCACTTCTGGAAAAACGAGCACAGGTGGAAAAGATGGACGGAGAATTAGAAACACAAAAGCAGACCATAGTTGATCTAAAAATTCACAATTCAAAGCTTGAGCACGACGTGAGTCAGTATCGTATGAAGTTGGAGATGGCGATTAAAGGTAAATCCGAGAGTGAGCTGGAATTAAGGCGCACCAAAATTTTTATTGAGCAGTCGGAGGGCACGTGGTCTCAGACGCAGAAGAAGCTGGAGGAGCTCTTAAAGAAGGAGAACGATGGCCGAGGTTTAAATGCACAAGAACCTGAACCCCCGGGAAAAACGAATGTGGAAGAAGCCGAGTTTGCAGTTGAAGAGGCTTCGCTTAGTCAAGCCCGATCTGAAAACAAGGAGCTAGTTCTGCAGTCTTTGGGGTTCGAGTCAGAACCAAGCAGTCGTTTCGAAACGCCTGCAGCTAGAGTGGAGGAAGTTCTGCAGCAGAAACTGGAAGAGTTAGTTCAGgtccagaaaaaagcagaaatggCTGAAGAGAACGCTCAGAGCTATAAAAACCTTTTGGATGACAGCAACAACAGATTAAAGAAACTCCAGATGGACACGGAAAGTGAAAGGACCCACATGAGTCAGAAATCGGAGGAGCTTCGGCTGGAAACCCTGAACCTGAGGAAATCTATCACTGACCTTCAGGAAGATATCCGATCTCTCCAAAGGACTAAGTCCTCATTGGAGCAAAGCACCTTTTTCCAGAGCACTGAAATCGAAGGCCTCAGAGAGCAGTTGAAGATCACTCAAGGGGAGTTGCAGAAGAAAAGCTCCATTGAGCAGGAAAACACGTACAAGATCAACAACTTAGAGGAGGAGGTGTCATCCAAACAGGCAGTAATAGATCAGCTGAAGTTCAAATGCAACGAGCTGACGAGGATGAGCGTTTCCTCCGACGGTGACATTAGAGGTCTGCAGATCCAAACGGAGTCGCTGGAAAAGGAGAGATCACTTTCCGAGCAAAAGATcaagtctttaaagagcaagatcGAGAGCTGGAAACAGCAGCTCCATGCATCCAAGGAAGAAAGCATCACTATAAAGAGGTCAGAGCAGGCGCTGCAGCTGAAATGCAAAAACCTTGAGGCAGAGCTTCAAAAAAGCGAAATTGTTGCTTCTCagcttcagagaaaaatagatgaGCTGAAACAAGCAAGTTTAGAGAAAGAGCAGAATCTGAAGAACACAAAAGCTAAGTTAGAACAGGTGTTGATGGAACTCGAGAGCAAAGATCAGCACATTAAGATCTTCAAGTCTCAGGTAGACGCCACAAAGTCACAGGTCAGAATTATTGAGGAGGAGCTGAATAAAAAGTCCCAAACCTCCTACGAGCTTCAGATGAAACTGCAAGAATATAGTGAGGAGGTGAGGAAAATGGCCGATCTGCAACAGAAGATTCAATCTCTCAATTCTAAAATCACCAGCTATGAGGAAGAAATAACATCTCTGAAGTCAGAGCTGAAGTCGATGTTTGCTGAGAAGAATTTAGTTAGTCAAAAGGTCCACATGCAAAAAGCTGAAATCAATGATCTGAATGAGATCCTGAAGAAAAAAACCGCTGAGCTGCAAAAGGAAGCTAATGAAAACCAGAAGCATCTCAGTAAAATTAAAACATTAGAAGACGAGCTCATCAAACATGAACACAGTTTTAAAGGAACCACCAGCAGCTCTGAGAAAACGATAGAAAATCTAAAGCAAGAAATAAAAATTCTTCAGAGCAACAAGACAACCACTGAAAGAAAATTAGAAAGCTTGAATGTCAGGATTTCTGAGATGAGCTCGTCTCTGCAAAGAGCTAAAGACGAATTGGCTCAAGAGATCAAAGAAAAGAAGTTAAAAGATTCCAAAATCACACTGCTTGAGACTGAGCTCCAAAGAAGCAGCCTAACGATGAAAGAGGCGATGTCCACTTCGGACAAATCCCGATCAAACCTTCAACATGAAAACACAATCCTTAAGAGGGAGAAATCTGAAGCAGTGGAGACAAACATCTCTTTAGGAACTGAAGTCAGATTGCTGAAAGACAAGCTGCAGCGTTCACAAACAGACGCTGAGCAAAAGCAAAAAGAAAGTGCCTCTCTTCAGCTGAGGTCCAAGCAGATGGAGGGACAACTGGAGAATTGTAAGAAGATGTTGGAGGAGCTGAAGAGTAAACTGGAGCTCCAGAAAGAAGGCTACGAGAGGCAGCTGTCTCTCATGCAGGCTGAAATGGAGAAAAAAGGGATTTTGGTCCAATCTGAGCTTACAAAAGAAATCCAGCAGTTACGCGGTGCAGATGTGACAAAAATGTTGAGCAAGAGTTTTAAGCAAGATGTGAAAGTGATAAAAACTGTGCATCAAACCTTAGTGGAGTCAAACCAACAAGCAGACCAGGAGCTGCAAATCAAAACAGAAAAACTGCAGCAAGAGTTATCCAAAGCCAAATCAGAAGTTGCCCAACTTGAGGAAGATAAACTCAAATTAACCTCAAAAATCAGCGCTCTGCAGAACCTTTGCAATCAGCAATCAAGTGACATTACAAAGTTTGAGAAGTCGCTGGAGGACAGCGAACGGAAACTGACACTGAAGGAAAATGAAGCGAGAGCCCTTCGAGAACAAATAGAGCTGTATGTCAGAGAGGTGAAAAGTCTTCAGGAAACGCTTTCAGCAGTAGATGTGGATGCAGCGAGGTCCAGTCATCAGTATGTGACAAACAGCAAGGCGGGTCTCTTGAATGCTGAAGATCAGATGGTGAAGAAGATGATTAAAGATGGAAAATGCAGCAAGGAAGAagagactttcaaaataaaagaggtACACATGATACTACTACTGCATTACAAGGGTCTAATGTTATAGATCTGTTTGCACTGTTGTAGTTGTAGATGCACTGTAGTTTTTCTTACTTAAAGGATATTTTAATGTCCTCTCTACAGATGGCGACGTTTAAGGGAGGAAACCTTCTAAAGGAAGAGATCTCTTCCACCATTCAACCAAGAGATGTGAATTACAAAAGCAATGTCGTCTCTGATTTCTCCACTTCCATCACAGCACATGGATACATGGCTCTGTGTGGTCCAACAGACCAACAACCCAATGAAACTAACCTCAGTAAGACGAGAACGTATACGATTACGGAAATCCACGAAACCACAAACACATCCAAAAACAGCACCACAAATTTTGGCGGAAAGCTGGCAAGTTCCCCAAAAAGCTCAGAGTTTAACAGGAACGCAGACATTCAGTTCTTGGATGAAGGGGTTTTGAGAAAGGTGGAGATGGGCCTAATAACCACGGAGCAGCTACAGGCATTGCTTGCTCAGCACACTGGCAAACCGACTACAATCGCTGGAGTTTATGTGGAGTCGAGTAAGAAGAAAATATCCTTCCTGGAGGCGGCTGAGAAGGGGTTTTTAGCAAAGACATATGCCCTTGAGTTTCTTGAGGCTCAGGCTGCCACCGGGAGTCTTGTAGATCTGGTCACAGGAGAAGCACTCTCGGTTGCCGAGGCTTTGAAGAGAGGAATCATAGATATAAGTGTGAAAGACAAACTGGTGGAGGCAGAGAAAGCCAGTAGTGGCTACTTATCTAAGGGCAAAAAGCTATCTGTGTATCAGGCAATGGAGGAGAGGATTCTTGATCGATATAAAGCCAAGAAGATCCTTGAGGTTCAGGTTTCTACCGGAGGATTGATCAACCCAGAGACCGGTGTTAGAGTACCAACTCTCATTGCTTTAAGTCAGGGAATTTTGAGCAaagagcttctgcagagcctgtacGATCCAGTGAGCAACCCAAAAGGTTTCCACAACCCCGACATGGGACAGAAGGCATATTATTGTGAAATACTAAAGACAAGCTTGTACGACGTTGACGGTGGAGTGTTTCTCATTCCGTTTGGCGAGCGACGCCTAACAAACACATCTCCTATGTCTCCCCATCGAGTGTCTGTTGTCAACAGCAGCTGTGGATCAGAAATGTCAGTGTACGAAGCGTTCAAGGGGAAGCACATTGACAAGAAGACATACCTGTTTCT
This window contains:
- the LOC129166758 gene encoding desmoplakin, producing the protein MDGELETQKQTIVDLKIHNSKLEHDVSQYRMKLEMAIKGKSESELELRRTKIFIEQSEGTWSQTQKKLEELLKKENDGRGLNAQEPEPPGKTNVEEAEFAVEEASLSQARSENKELVLQSLGFESEPSSRFETPAARVEEVLQQKLEELVQVQKKAEMAEENAQSYKNLLDDSNNRLKKLQMDTESERTHMSQKSEELRLETLNLRKSITDLQEDIRSLQRTKSSLEQSTFFQSTEIEGLREQLKITQGELQKKSSIEQENTYKINNLEEEVSSKQAVIDQLKFKCNELTRMSVSSDGDIRGLQIQTESLEKERSLSEQKIKSLKSKIESWKQQLHASKEESITIKRSEQALQLKCKNLEAELQKSEIVASQLQRKIDELKQASLEKEQNLKNTKAKLEQVLMELESKDQHIKIFKSQVDATKSQVRIIEEELNKKSQTSYELQMKLQEYSEEVRKMADLQQKIQSLNSKITSYEEEITSLKSELKSMFAEKNLVSQKVHMQKAEINDLNEILKKKTAELQKEANENQKHLSKIKTLEDELIKHEHSFKGTTSSSEKTIENLKQEIKILQSNKTTTERKLESLNVRISEMSSSLQRAKDELAQEIKEKKLKDSKITLLETELQRSSLTMKEAMSTSDKSRSNLQHENTILKREKSEAVETNISLGTEVRLLKDKLQRSQTDAEQKQKESASLQLRSKQMEGQLENCKKMLEELKSKLELQKEGYERQLSLMQAEMEKKGILVQSELTKEIQQLRGADVTKMLSKSFKQDVKVIKTVHQTLVESNQQADQELQIKTEKLQQELSKAKSEVAQLEEDKLKLTSKISALQNLCNQQSSDITKFEKSLEDSERKLTLKENEARALREQIELYVREVKSLQETLSAVDVDAARSSHQYVTNSKAGLLNAEDQMVKKMIKDGKCSKEEETFKIKEMATFKGGNLLKEEISSTIQPRDVNYKSNVVSDFSTSITAHGYMALCGPTDQQPNETNLSKTRTYTITEIHETTNTSKNSTTNFGGKLASSPKSSEFNRNADIQFLDEGVLRKVEMGLITTEQLQALLAQHTGKPTTIAGVYVESSKKKISFLEAAEKGFLAKTYALEFLEAQAATGSLVDLVTGEALSVAEALKRGIIDISVKDKLVEAEKASSGYLSKGKKLSVYQAMEERILDRYKAKKILEVQVSTGGLINPETGVRVPTLIALSQGILSKELLQSLYDPVSNPKGFHNPDMGQKAYYCEILKTSLYDVDGGVFLIPFGERRLTNTSPMSPHRVSVVNSSCGSEMSVYEAFKGKHIDKKTYLFLSQQESEWQENSIVDPSGSPRHIITDARSGRQLCLESALSQKFLEMSEFENYRSGLLSIYEVVDIIFSRRVVVEDVNSTISGLWDITQKKRLSVFQGFKQGFTDRVTALQLLESQACTGGICDPSSGEKVALSEALKRSLVDEALEQQLQQFEQAFNGIAHPKTGKILSVFEAVQENLLPKDAGFRCVEFQLLTGGLINPSTRDKVSLDEVIQSGLVDKVTATMLKDDKFHTKSLTCPKTKRRVTFKEALERSVFDCHTGLRLLEATKVHSYGAKTTFHYVWAYK